A genome region from Myxococcota bacterium includes the following:
- a CDS encoding tetratricopeptide repeat protein, whose amino-acid sequence MKVLLTATMLGFALSALASEDYLVLKQRTRAYQNELFSIEEAIRAIKKDLNDERKNSIERYYDRALDPLKKEEAQERESAIRSLELFLKEHPQSRQRATVMLTLADLYFDVDLGKTVAVLTSFTREFPDNPHLDAAYYLQGLCYFFESESEKAKNSFQYFVKHFDHSAYLDEVRFRLGEIYFDERQYATALAYFKEIVANKSSSFYSKALYKMSWISYLENNYSEAIKLYTVLLNSEMGTSEILNREASRYIAISFADGYPNPVQAAEGYFATLTRKPWEAEVWVHMGNVLAKAEKNALAAKALQKAVDLRPGSADNQQLELRILDLSPSDEVKSRLIAQYIENPVDSAIVKPILLDWALETHNAAKKAKNPALYETAAKYYAQFIRHFQDDDTLDQTIFYYAEACFDAERFEYAVHGFEQVRDWPWGTQFRPKAALNTVYAYAQEVAKAMPEYNLTEINAEKKGQFKGKMPVVLASYIQAVDVLSARFPETPELQSFLLQAAGAELAYGEMDKAKSRLELIVERYPKQEVARSAANILLSDSLASENWLQAADDASRFKHLGPEFAGLERDSRFKYANNQFAQAKTPAEFHEVAELYLGILKNHPNSDIGDKILFNAGMSLERAQRYTEAEHLFDLMAKAHPNSPLVQEATAQRANYFEQRLLFDKAASLYLSMAKNPNAVLSAALDLEAGQKPAQAALLFERFIRENPEAPQVTDAYARAAAAYAAAGRQSDYRRVMADFEKRYKGKLARADFYALSGAFESYKALRINSDSSKKQEHQLIEKTKKLAELQKLYEQIVKEYELSSWTLASLNRIGELYEDLFQAMVKAPCPKNVSKIDEGACDEYASLLEDQAFVLEKKAIDAYQLAIDKSQNVPGGSEWTLKSKGALYRMKPSDYLPAEALLQEPIIGLNYTYSDSEESNAEYQLLVGKIKEAEALAMSSLGLNPFNMQARLQMARIFYAKHNFAAAELVLEDSIQHDATSAMSHLWLGHVYGAKGEISKAIASFEKAAELQPDLAEAFDNLGLAYLEQGDLQNAQKNLVKAGQLLPGYAPVELHLANYYVMAKEPENAQKAYDAALKLDPKLWAVKLNEGLLALSQKNFLKAEQDFKTYLAQAKPDAALRSRVESYLKLASQKVQLEKQRHE is encoded by the coding sequence ATGAAAGTTCTTTTAACAGCCACCATGCTCGGATTTGCGCTTTCTGCTTTGGCCAGTGAAGACTACCTTGTCTTAAAGCAGCGAACTCGTGCTTATCAAAATGAGCTGTTTTCAATCGAAGAAGCCATTCGGGCCATCAAGAAAGACTTAAACGATGAGCGAAAAAACAGCATCGAGCGATACTACGACCGAGCACTTGACCCGCTGAAGAAGGAAGAAGCTCAGGAGCGTGAATCCGCCATTCGCAGCCTAGAGCTATTCCTCAAGGAACACCCGCAATCTCGCCAACGCGCAACGGTCATGCTGACATTGGCAGACCTATATTTTGATGTCGATTTGGGCAAAACTGTCGCTGTTTTAACAAGCTTTACCCGGGAGTTCCCGGATAATCCTCACCTAGATGCCGCCTACTATCTCCAGGGCTTATGCTACTTTTTTGAAAGCGAAAGTGAAAAAGCCAAGAACTCGTTTCAGTATTTTGTAAAGCATTTTGACCATAGCGCATACTTAGACGAAGTTCGATTTCGTCTAGGCGAAATCTATTTTGACGAGCGCCAGTATGCCACCGCTCTGGCCTACTTCAAGGAAATCGTTGCCAATAAAAGCAGCTCGTTTTACAGCAAGGCATTGTATAAAATGTCCTGGATCTCCTATTTGGAGAATAATTATTCGGAAGCGATTAAACTTTATACTGTGCTGCTTAATTCAGAGATGGGAACCAGCGAAATCTTAAATCGCGAAGCTTCCAGATATATCGCCATTTCGTTCGCGGATGGATATCCCAATCCCGTTCAGGCGGCTGAAGGCTATTTTGCGACATTGACGCGAAAGCCTTGGGAAGCCGAAGTTTGGGTGCATATGGGCAATGTGCTGGCGAAGGCGGAAAAGAACGCTTTAGCTGCCAAAGCCCTGCAAAAAGCGGTCGATTTAAGGCCAGGTAGCGCGGACAATCAGCAACTCGAGCTTCGAATCCTTGATTTGTCCCCGAGTGATGAAGTCAAAAGTCGGTTGATCGCGCAGTATATTGAAAATCCCGTAGATAGCGCCATTGTCAAACCCATATTGCTGGATTGGGCGCTCGAAACCCATAATGCGGCCAAGAAAGCTAAAAACCCTGCACTATATGAAACGGCGGCCAAGTATTACGCTCAGTTTATTAGGCATTTCCAAGACGATGACACGCTGGACCAAACCATTTTCTATTATGCGGAAGCCTGTTTCGATGCGGAGCGCTTTGAATATGCCGTGCATGGTTTTGAACAGGTAAGAGATTGGCCTTGGGGAACGCAGTTTAGGCCTAAGGCCGCCTTAAATACCGTCTACGCGTATGCACAGGAAGTTGCCAAGGCGATGCCTGAGTATAACTTGACCGAAATTAACGCAGAGAAAAAAGGCCAATTTAAGGGCAAAATGCCTGTGGTACTGGCGAGCTATATCCAAGCGGTCGATGTGCTTTCGGCGAGGTTTCCCGAAACGCCTGAGCTGCAGTCATTTTTGCTTCAAGCGGCTGGTGCTGAGCTCGCATATGGTGAAATGGATAAAGCGAAGAGCCGACTGGAATTAATCGTAGAGCGCTATCCGAAGCAAGAAGTGGCCCGCTCTGCCGCTAATATTCTGTTGAGTGACTCGCTCGCTTCAGAGAACTGGCTGCAAGCGGCTGACGATGCTTCTAGATTTAAGCATTTAGGCCCTGAGTTTGCTGGCCTGGAAAGAGACTCGCGCTTTAAATATGCGAACAATCAGTTTGCTCAGGCAAAAACTCCGGCTGAATTTCATGAAGTCGCGGAGCTCTATTTGGGCATTCTCAAAAATCACCCGAACAGTGACATAGGCGACAAGATTCTGTTCAACGCTGGCATGTCACTGGAAAGAGCCCAGCGTTATACGGAAGCCGAGCATCTATTTGACTTAATGGCCAAAGCGCACCCAAATAGTCCACTCGTTCAAGAAGCAACGGCGCAGCGCGCGAACTATTTTGAACAACGGCTGCTTTTTGACAAAGCCGCGTCTTTGTATTTGAGCATGGCTAAAAACCCCAACGCCGTGTTAAGCGCTGCCTTGGATTTAGAGGCGGGCCAAAAACCGGCGCAGGCTGCTTTATTGTTCGAGAGATTTATTCGTGAAAACCCCGAAGCGCCTCAAGTGACCGATGCTTATGCCAGGGCTGCAGCTGCCTATGCGGCGGCGGGACGGCAAAGTGACTACCGCCGCGTGATGGCGGATTTTGAAAAGCGGTATAAAGGCAAGCTGGCCCGGGCAGATTTCTACGCCCTGTCAGGTGCATTTGAAAGCTACAAGGCGCTTCGAATCAACAGCGATTCCAGTAAAAAGCAAGAACACCAGTTAATCGAAAAGACTAAAAAACTGGCTGAGCTGCAAAAGCTCTATGAACAAATTGTTAAAGAGTACGAGCTATCATCTTGGACTTTGGCATCACTGAACCGCATTGGTGAGCTTTATGAAGACCTGTTTCAGGCCATGGTGAAAGCACCCTGCCCTAAAAATGTCTCTAAGATTGATGAAGGTGCTTGTGATGAGTACGCGAGCTTACTGGAAGACCAGGCGTTCGTACTGGAAAAGAAAGCCATTGATGCATACCAGCTGGCTATCGATAAATCCCAAAATGTTCCAGGCGGCAGCGAGTGGACCCTGAAGTCTAAGGGCGCTTTGTATCGGATGAAGCCAAGCGATTATTTGCCTGCAGAAGCGCTGCTACAAGAGCCGATTATTGGTCTTAACTATACTTACTCGGACTCTGAGGAATCAAACGCTGAGTATCAGTTGCTGGTGGGCAAGATCAAAGAAGCTGAAGCGTTGGCCATGAGCAGTTTGGGCCTGAATCCTTTTAATATGCAGGCAAGGCTACAAATGGCGCGCATTTTCTACGCGAAGCATAATTTTGCTGCGGCAGAGCTGGTCTTGGAAGACTCCATTCAGCACGATGCTACTTCGGCCATGTCGCATTTATGGTTAGGACATGTCTACGGGGCCAAAGGTGAAATCTCCAAAGCGATTGCGTCTTTCGAAAAGGCAGCTGAATTGCAGCCGGACTTGGCTGAGGCATTTGATAATTTAGGTCTGGCTTATTTGGAACAAGGTGATTTGCAAAACGCCCAGAAAAATCTTGTTAAAGCAGGACAGCTGTTGCCTGGGTACGCGCCCGTGGAGCTGCATTTAGCTAATTACTATGTCATGGCAAAAGAGCCTGAGAATGCACAAAAGGCTTATGACGCGGCGCTCAAACTCGATCCGAAACTGTGGGCAGTTAAGCTGAATGAAGGCCTGCTCGCGCTTTCGCAAAAGAACTTTTTAAAAGCTGAGCAAGATTTCAAAACTTATTTGGCGCAGGCTAAGCCCGATGCGGCATTAAGAAGCAGAGTGGAGAGCTATCTGAAACTGGCTAGCCAAAAAGTTCAACTGGAGAAGCAACGCCATGAATAG
- a CDS encoding MotA/TolQ/ExbB proton channel family protein: MEGIARFFVEGGIWMAPIAFCSMLVVAVVIERCYSLMVVHKMDAADFFLKIKKLVLAGEVDKAVKLTEQKPNAGLSVMVRRGLQQAGASDDDIKLGVEEGVMEAVPAVQKRGHTLSGLASLATLLGLLGTVMGLIEAFTVVADAPPDQKSVLLTRAISVAMNCTAFGLMVAIPAMFFQLLLSGSIKKLTDDIDVTSMKLENLLISARVRK, from the coding sequence ATGGAAGGGATAGCGCGCTTTTTTGTTGAAGGTGGGATTTGGATGGCGCCCATCGCATTTTGTTCAATGCTGGTCGTAGCCGTTGTGATTGAACGCTGTTACAGCTTAATGGTTGTTCACAAAATGGACGCCGCTGATTTTTTTCTTAAAATCAAAAAATTGGTTTTGGCTGGCGAAGTGGACAAAGCGGTTAAGCTCACCGAACAAAAGCCAAATGCTGGCCTTTCGGTTATGGTAAGACGCGGCCTTCAGCAGGCTGGTGCTTCAGACGATGATATTAAGCTGGGCGTAGAAGAAGGCGTTATGGAAGCCGTTCCTGCGGTTCAAAAACGGGGCCATACGCTTTCCGGTCTCGCGTCGCTTGCGACTTTGCTTGGACTACTTGGAACGGTTATGGGTTTGATTGAAGCGTTTACGGTTGTGGCGGACGCCCCGCCGGATCAAAAATCGGTGCTTTTGACCCGCGCTATTTCGGTGGCTATGAACTGTACGGCTTTTGGTTTGATGGTGGCGATTCCAGCCATGTTTTTCCAACTGTTGCTATCAGGCTCGATTAAGAAGTTAACAGATGACATCGATGTTACTTCGATGAAGCTTGAAAACTTGCTTATTTCCGCTCGAGTTCGAAAATGA
- a CDS encoding biopolymer transporter ExbD — MSRLTRRRESEELGEPEILPMMNVLFMLVMVLMGMSAFLPIGVIEVQAPQLGGSGGAASAKPDLNLTIMILKSGINLSVGGAMLRGEAGPLFPAIEKGGRQTYDFDALAAKLEQIKLQYPGEKRVIIMADPDTIYDDITHVMDAARISRTGQIMFDEVAFVPGIME, encoded by the coding sequence ATGAGCCGACTTACAAGACGCAGAGAATCAGAGGAGCTTGGAGAACCCGAAATCCTACCCATGATGAACGTCTTGTTCATGTTGGTCATGGTTTTGATGGGAATGTCTGCGTTTTTGCCCATTGGTGTGATTGAAGTTCAGGCCCCTCAGCTCGGTGGTTCGGGCGGTGCTGCCTCAGCAAAACCTGACCTTAATTTGACCATTATGATTTTGAAATCGGGCATTAACTTGTCTGTTGGGGGCGCCATGCTTCGGGGCGAGGCCGGTCCTTTGTTCCCAGCGATTGAAAAAGGCGGCAGGCAGACTTATGATTTTGACGCGTTGGCCGCGAAGCTGGAGCAAATTAAGCTGCAGTACCCTGGCGAAAAACGCGTGATTATCATGGCTGACCCAGACACCATTTATGACGACATCACCCATGTGATGGATGCGGCGCGTATCTCAAGAACTGGACAAATTATGTTTGACGAAGTGGCCTTTGTGCCAGGGATTATGGAATGA
- a CDS encoding biopolymer transporter ExbD translates to MRKARLRRAEDKPYAVSLTSLMDVVTNILVYTIKIFAVSPIVVQDPSVDLPHSTTRANAEESIVVMVTGARQAEANDSDEVKMLKEIPTIVVDGKVVNKIDVKTYRVPENAKNNGFIIRNLKAELLSIKKNQVESAGIIKNSGFTGRVVIVADKYTPYRVLVDVLATCGDAGFGSFEFAVVKQEA, encoded by the coding sequence ATGAGGAAAGCACGATTAAGAAGAGCTGAGGATAAGCCTTATGCCGTTTCTTTAACTTCGCTGATGGATGTTGTGACCAATATCTTGGTGTACACGATTAAAATCTTTGCAGTGAGCCCCATTGTTGTCCAAGACCCTTCAGTGGATCTGCCTCATTCAACCACGCGAGCAAACGCTGAAGAATCGATTGTCGTCATGGTCACCGGCGCCAGACAAGCTGAAGCCAACGACAGCGATGAAGTCAAAATGTTGAAAGAAATTCCTACCATTGTGGTGGATGGCAAAGTCGTTAATAAAATTGACGTCAAAACCTACCGCGTCCCAGAAAACGCTAAAAATAATGGTTTTATAATCCGAAATCTCAAAGCTGAACTTTTAAGCATTAAGAAAAACCAAGTGGAATCAGCTGGCATTATTAAAAATTCAGGTTTTACGGGTCGTGTGGTGATTGTTGCAGATAAATATACACCCTATCGCGTGCTGGTTGATGTTTTGGCGACCTGCGGGGACGCTGGTTTTGGCAGCTTTGAATTTGCTGTTGTGAAACAAGAGGCTTAA
- a CDS encoding AgmX/PglI C-terminal domain-containing protein, which produces MAVAEKTSNSLLIWALGFSLLVHIAMVISVMNIKIPEQRSSREDFEQWVKQIAPPKREAILLPEAPLPVTKSTTGPKSDVGSATGSGEPAAAASEKQATRDSGGGGASESGSGSGSPNAAKAARTKALRSSGVLGVIGVASSGGGGSALADVFSSNSGKVSDNLNGVMEGKQRVELPNSSNISRQALKGPGGGGPGGKGPADIGGIASESSAKVNAGSRQGSDIPMPRVSSSAGTLVAGSVDANSVISVISRKNSSFTRCYERALRTNPDLAGRIAYEISVGEEGSVLDVKFTEDTLRARDVLDCIKGILMRLQFPQPKGGPAIFSSVLVFGTT; this is translated from the coding sequence ATGGCGGTAGCAGAAAAAACAAGTAATTCACTGCTCATCTGGGCCCTTGGGTTCTCCCTTTTAGTTCATATAGCCATGGTCATTTCGGTCATGAACATCAAAATACCGGAGCAAAGATCAAGCAGAGAAGATTTCGAGCAATGGGTCAAACAGATTGCACCTCCTAAAAGAGAAGCCATCTTGCTTCCTGAAGCGCCTTTACCTGTCACCAAATCGACCACCGGCCCTAAATCTGACGTTGGCAGCGCCACTGGATCGGGTGAGCCTGCTGCTGCTGCGTCGGAAAAACAAGCGACTCGTGACAGCGGCGGTGGTGGTGCGAGCGAATCTGGTAGCGGTAGCGGCTCTCCGAATGCAGCAAAAGCTGCCCGAACCAAGGCGCTCAGATCCTCCGGCGTTTTAGGCGTAATTGGTGTTGCCTCCAGTGGCGGCGGCGGCAGTGCATTGGCTGATGTATTCTCATCGAATTCAGGCAAAGTCAGCGATAATCTAAACGGCGTGATGGAAGGCAAACAGCGCGTTGAGTTGCCAAACAGCTCCAATATTTCCAGGCAAGCGCTGAAAGGCCCTGGCGGCGGTGGCCCAGGTGGCAAAGGCCCCGCGGATATCGGCGGCATTGCCTCCGAATCTTCAGCCAAAGTCAACGCAGGCTCACGTCAAGGCTCTGACATTCCGATGCCAAGGGTAAGTTCTTCCGCCGGTACTTTGGTGGCAGGTAGCGTTGATGCAAACTCAGTTATCAGCGTTATTTCTCGTAAAAATAGCAGCTTCACCAGATGCTATGAACGGGCGCTTAGAACGAATCCTGATTTAGCCGGTCGTATCGCTTATGAAATCAGCGTCGGCGAAGAAGGCAGCGTGTTGGATGTCAAATTCACCGAAGATACCTTGAGAGCGCGTGATGTGCTGGATTGTATCAAAGGCATCTTGATGCGATTGCAGTTCCCGCAGCCTAAAGGAGGCCCTGCTATTTTCAGCAGTGTGTTGGTCTTTGGAACGACTTGA
- a CDS encoding DNA polymerase A family protein: MERLDLDSLNEAVLPVFASMQTRGLYIDRQRWHQTIADIKIEMAKARQVALQQLSGPEHLDLFGESTLNLDSPLEVTKAMSRVRVQSEAEVALKHYRECAKLVQTYGDSFLETIDPSTWRIHTTFEPHGTSTGRVSSHNPNIQNLPSDERFQACLIAPPGKTIVQGDYATCELRILADFSQDPIFLKAFDEDQDLHAQVARELFGDASHRDQAKAINFGIVYGMGAKSLAAKLHMSVHEAEQLLAKYFQKHARIAGFLKYCVDSAYQKGYAETKLGHRLYLDPKQDISRIAKNMPIQGTAAEIAKLALVKIHARLAEFKDAYLVNMIHDELVIECLSSDADAIRDLLKVEMESAQRQITPRVKPKAEVS, from the coding sequence TTGGAACGACTTGATCTAGACAGTCTCAATGAAGCTGTTTTACCCGTGTTTGCAAGCATGCAGACACGGGGTTTGTACATTGACAGACAGCGCTGGCACCAGACGATTGCCGATATTAAAATAGAGATGGCAAAGGCACGTCAGGTTGCCTTGCAACAGCTATCAGGCCCTGAGCATTTGGACCTATTCGGCGAATCAACGCTGAATTTGGATAGCCCTCTAGAAGTCACCAAGGCCATGAGCCGCGTGCGTGTGCAATCAGAAGCGGAAGTTGCGCTGAAGCACTATCGAGAATGTGCCAAACTTGTGCAAACCTATGGGGATTCGTTTTTAGAAACGATTGACCCAAGCACTTGGCGCATTCATACCACTTTTGAGCCACATGGCACGTCAACTGGCCGTGTTTCGTCTCACAATCCTAATATCCAAAATCTGCCGTCTGATGAGCGCTTTCAAGCCTGTCTGATTGCACCGCCAGGCAAAACCATTGTTCAAGGCGATTACGCTACCTGCGAGCTGCGAATACTGGCTGATTTTTCTCAAGATCCGATTTTTTTAAAAGCCTTTGACGAAGACCAAGATCTGCACGCGCAGGTAGCACGGGAACTCTTTGGCGATGCGTCCCATCGAGACCAAGCGAAGGCCATCAACTTCGGCATTGTTTACGGTATGGGCGCAAAGTCTTTGGCAGCGAAGCTTCATATGTCCGTGCACGAGGCTGAGCAGCTTTTGGCCAAATACTTTCAAAAACATGCCCGCATTGCAGGGTTTTTAAAATATTGCGTCGATTCGGCGTATCAAAAAGGCTACGCCGAAACCAAGCTAGGCCACCGGCTTTATCTAGACCCTAAGCAAGATATCTCCCGAATCGCTAAAAATATGCCTATTCAAGGCACGGCCGCCGAAATTGCGAAATTGGCATTGGTCAAAATCCACGCCCGATTGGCAGAGTTTAAGGACGCCTATTTGGTGAACATGATTCACGATGAGCTTGTAATCGAATGCCTATCGTCAGATGCTGATGCGATTAGAGATCTACTCAAAGTAGAAATGGAGTCGGCTCAAAGGCAAATCACCCCCAGGGTTAAACCCAAAGCGGAAGTATCCTGA
- a CDS encoding dual specificity protein phosphatase family protein — protein MFVLKLIFALASILQVCSVYALNMPIISKESPDISSEFYFVQPEDILPGCVPSKAYTDNYVGTVQTMKHDAPRTPTVTQKTYYSVISTLNNWRAHDWMPGPLHFNSFNTIPLPPGVWANGCSFQLGMQPEDWLAKRINASAAEKKQEVFVVSVLEPFEAVHTSRKLKNIHRVDSQDNRPMSPDEIDVGVKLLERAVAKGNQYVYVHCKSGAGRSATVIAAFLVKHAGMTPEAAGQYLYSMRKETVLARIPEHYHLTALKSWAVNQ, from the coding sequence ATGTTTGTTTTGAAACTAATATTTGCTCTAGCGTCCATTCTGCAGGTCTGCTCTGTATATGCCTTGAACATGCCTATTATTTCTAAAGAAAGCCCGGATATTTCGTCGGAATTTTATTTTGTGCAGCCGGAGGATATCTTGCCAGGCTGCGTGCCATCCAAAGCTTATACAGACAACTATGTCGGGACGGTTCAAACGATGAAACATGATGCACCTAGAACGCCCACTGTGACGCAAAAAACCTATTATTCGGTGATATCCACTCTCAATAACTGGCGCGCTCATGACTGGATGCCAGGGCCGCTTCATTTCAACTCCTTCAACACCATTCCCTTGCCGCCCGGGGTTTGGGCCAACGGCTGCAGCTTTCAACTCGGTATGCAGCCTGAAGACTGGTTGGCAAAGAGAATAAATGCCAGTGCGGCTGAAAAAAAACAGGAAGTGTTTGTGGTCAGTGTGCTCGAGCCATTCGAGGCGGTGCATACAAGCAGGAAGCTCAAAAACATCCATCGAGTAGATTCCCAGGATAATCGGCCAATGTCTCCTGATGAGATAGATGTCGGTGTTAAACTCTTGGAGCGTGCTGTCGCAAAGGGCAATCAATACGTCTATGTCCATTGCAAAAGCGGTGCCGGGCGCAGTGCGACGGTGATTGCTGCGTTTTTGGTTAAACACGCAGGCATGACACCTGAGGCTGCTGGGCAATATTTGTATAGCATGCGCAAGGAAACGGTTTTGGCCCGGATACCGGAACATTATCATTTAACAGCGCTCAAAAGCTGGGCTGTTAATCAGTAG
- the sufT gene encoding putative Fe-S cluster assembly protein SufT: MYGGGLSVKLSRDCKAIQIPNGEMMTLEAGHEVYITQVLGGMFTVETEWGYLVRIDGTDADALGQEIPKESQKPDWSKFSNLEEAAWSQLKTCYDPEIPVNIVELGLIYKLELVDSHLQVQMTLTAPGCGMGEVLRTDIETKMMAIPGIETVTIDLVFDPAWSSEMMSDAARLQLGMM, translated from the coding sequence ATGTATGGCGGTGGGTTAAGCGTCAAACTAAGCCGGGATTGTAAAGCCATCCAAATCCCCAACGGCGAAATGATGACCCTGGAAGCAGGGCACGAAGTCTATATTACCCAAGTGCTCGGAGGCATGTTCACGGTCGAGACCGAATGGGGCTATCTCGTTCGCATTGACGGCACGGATGCCGACGCTTTAGGCCAAGAAATACCGAAAGAAAGCCAAAAGCCTGACTGGTCTAAGTTCAGCAATCTAGAAGAAGCCGCCTGGTCGCAGCTGAAAACCTGCTACGACCCAGAAATCCCCGTCAACATCGTTGAGCTTGGGCTGATTTATAAGCTCGAGCTGGTTGACAGTCACTTGCAGGTCCAAATGACGCTCACGGCGCCGGGCTGCGGCATGGGCGAAGTGCTGAGAACCGACATCGAAACCAAAATGATGGCCATCCCTGGCATTGAAACGGTCACCATCGACTTGGTTTTCGATCCTGCCTGGAGCAGCGAAATGATGTCCGATGCCGCTAGGTTGCAATTGGGGATGATGTAG
- a CDS encoding SUF system NifU family Fe-S cluster assembly protein — MLEDLYQEMILDHNQHPHHYGVLEAATHHAHGYNPLCGDEFDVYLRIEEGRIADIRFTGQGCAISKSSASIMTDELIGKTLDEASVLFEDFHELLTSETGTGAKLGKAQVFSGVREFPARVKCATLAWHTFKSALE; from the coding sequence ATGCTAGAAGATTTGTACCAAGAAATGATTTTGGATCATAACCAGCATCCGCATCATTATGGCGTGCTCGAAGCGGCCACGCATCATGCGCACGGATACAATCCATTATGCGGCGATGAATTTGATGTCTATTTGCGCATTGAAGAGGGCCGCATTGCCGATATTCGTTTCACGGGGCAGGGCTGCGCCATCTCCAAATCTTCGGCATCCATCATGACCGATGAACTTATCGGCAAGACGCTGGATGAAGCGAGTGTGCTATTCGAGGATTTTCATGAGCTGTTAACCAGCGAGACAGGAACAGGCGCGAAGCTCGGCAAGGCGCAGGTTTTTTCTGGAGTACGAGAATTTCCCGCCCGCGTTAAATGCGCAACATTGGCCTGGCATACTTTTAAATCGGCACTGGAGTAA
- a CDS encoding SufS family cysteine desulfurase — translation MDLKSQFPILEQTARGKKLVYLDSAATALKPLSVIEAERAYELKYCANIHRGVHYLSEQATDAFEQVRVRVQKFIGARSGREIIFTSGTTGGINLVANSFAKHFLKAGDEIWISSLEHHSNIVPWQMVCQQIGCVLKVIPLGHQGPLPFGPSAKLLAMSYASNALGVVNPVKEWTAFAKARGMTVLVDAAQAATHLPIDVKDLDCDFLVFSGHKLYGPTGTGVLYGREELLEKMPPYQTGGDMIEHVAFEKTTYAKLPMKFEAGTPNIAGVIGLGAAIDFVLSLGFEKMQAHESELMRYGFAEVEKVFPGSVRSQLHSPIPIISFSLGDIHPHDIASILDQEGIAIRAGHLCAQPLMRLLGVPALARASLGVYNTLADIDALTFGLKRVKQVFKC, via the coding sequence GTGGATCTAAAAAGCCAGTTTCCGATTTTGGAGCAGACCGCTCGCGGCAAAAAGCTGGTTTATTTAGACAGCGCGGCCACCGCTTTAAAGCCGCTCAGCGTCATTGAGGCTGAGCGGGCTTATGAACTGAAATACTGCGCCAACATCCACCGCGGTGTGCATTATTTGAGTGAGCAAGCCACGGACGCGTTCGAGCAAGTGCGTGTTCGGGTGCAAAAATTTATCGGCGCACGCTCAGGCAGAGAAATCATCTTTACCAGCGGTACGACGGGCGGCATCAATCTGGTGGCGAATAGCTTTGCCAAGCACTTTTTGAAAGCGGGCGACGAAATCTGGATTTCAAGCTTAGAGCACCATTCCAATATCGTTCCCTGGCAAATGGTATGCCAGCAGATTGGTTGCGTGCTCAAGGTGATTCCGCTGGGGCATCAAGGGCCGTTGCCATTTGGTCCGAGCGCTAAACTGTTGGCGATGAGCTATGCTTCGAATGCGTTGGGCGTTGTTAACCCGGTGAAAGAATGGACTGCATTCGCTAAAGCGCGAGGTATGACCGTGCTCGTTGACGCCGCTCAGGCAGCGACCCATCTGCCGATTGACGTCAAAGATTTAGATTGTGATTTTTTAGTGTTTTCGGGCCATAAACTCTACGGGCCGACCGGCACGGGCGTGCTCTATGGACGCGAAGAACTGCTCGAAAAGATGCCGCCTTATCAAACAGGCGGCGACATGATTGAGCATGTCGCTTTCGAAAAAACCACTTATGCCAAGTTGCCGATGAAGTTTGAAGCTGGCACGCCGAACATTGCCGGTGTTATTGGCCTTGGTGCTGCCATTGATTTTGTCTTAAGCCTTGGCTTCGAGAAGATGCAGGCCCATGAATCTGAATTGATGCGTTATGGTTTTGCGGAAGTTGAGAAGGTATTTCCGGGTTCGGTGCGCAGCCAACTGCATAGTCCCATTCCGATTATATCGTTCAGCTTGGGTGATATTCACCCGCATGACATTGCGTCGATTTTAGACCAAGAAGGCATCGCAATCAGGGCAGGGCATTTGTGCGCTCAGCCTCTAATGCGGCTTTTGGGTGTGCCAGCTTTGGCGCGTGCTTCGCTTGGGGTTTACAACACGCTGGCAGACATTGATGCCCTGACTTTTGGGCTTAAACGCGTGAAGCAGGTTTTCAAATGCTAG